From the unidentified bacterial endosymbiont genome, one window contains:
- a CDS encoding FliA/WhiG family RNA polymerase sigma factor, whose protein sequence is MLQDAYESEEFSATPVLSPQQESHYLQAYLPLVRKVVRQLAPQCSCVIDRQDMEQTALIGLLNAIRRYGMPDEGFAGYAVQRIRGAILDELRSLDWRPRQLRQKFHHIKDLIRDLRKQLGREPEWKELSQAGLTAEEYLEFQQLEGAETLASLDALLSGEGHISLLEGRGLEEQFVTQEMLRYALGQLNEKEGLVLSMYYQHDMNLKEIALVLGLTEARICQMNKKITQKIRDCLYPD, encoded by the coding sequence ATGTTACAGGACGCTTACGAGTCAGAAGAATTCAGCGCGACCCCCGTGCTGTCGCCGCAGCAGGAGAGCCACTATTTACAGGCCTACCTGCCGCTGGTGCGAAAAGTGGTGCGCCAGCTTGCGCCGCAGTGTAGCTGCGTCATTGACCGGCAGGATATGGAGCAAACCGCGTTAATCGGGTTGCTCAACGCTATTCGACGCTACGGCATGCCGGATGAAGGCTTTGCGGGCTATGCCGTGCAACGGATCCGCGGCGCGATCCTCGATGAACTGCGCAGCCTCGACTGGCGACCCCGGCAACTGCGGCAAAAGTTCCATCACATCAAAGATCTTATTCGCGATCTGCGCAAACAACTCGGGCGGGAGCCGGAGTGGAAAGAGCTGTCGCAGGCGGGGCTGACGGCGGAGGAATATCTCGAATTTCAGCAGCTTGAAGGGGCAGAGACGCTGGCAAGCCTCGATGCGTTGCTGAGCGGTGAAGGGCATATTTCACTGCTGGAAGGCAGGGGGCTTGAAGAACAGTTCGTCACCCAGGAGATGCTCCGCTATGCCCTCGGACAGCTAAATGAAAAAGAGGGGCTGGTGCTCTCAATGTATTACCAACACGACATGAACTTAAAAGAGATCGCGTTGGTGCTGGGGCTGACTGAGGCCCGAATTTGTCAAATGAATAAAAAAATCACGCAGAAAATTCGTGATTGTTTATATCCAGATTAA
- a CDS encoding winged helix-turn-helix domain-containing protein → MIIVVNKWRMVPSLNALIHCETGETRRLGEYHFILLETLAKNADTVLARSYLMTEVWKNRIVGGNSLPTAIHALRVAIDDDGKQQEIIKTIPKKGYLFNKNYLTLEFPAAQAETLDETTATAKEESSMQAQEAPETASAAPRQEENVIVEAEKIKRRYPPFLLPGIASILLITMALIFFAMPLITSPSPDAPQLVKEKFDNVSHIAAYHLYTTAPNKKTARIRCPAYSTRIAAH, encoded by the coding sequence ATGATCATAGTAGTCAATAAATGGCGAATGGTTCCTTCACTCAATGCGTTAATCCATTGTGAAACGGGAGAAACGCGTCGCCTCGGTGAATACCATTTCATTCTTTTAGAAACGTTAGCTAAAAATGCGGACACCGTTTTAGCCCGCTCTTATTTGATGACGGAGGTATGGAAAAACCGCATCGTCGGAGGAAATAGCCTGCCGACCGCCATTCATGCTCTGCGCGTTGCCATTGATGACGACGGAAAGCAGCAAGAAATCATTAAGACTATCCCGAAGAAGGGCTATCTTTTTAATAAAAATTATCTGACGCTGGAATTCCCCGCCGCCCAGGCGGAAACGCTCGATGAAACAACCGCAACAGCTAAAGAAGAGAGTAGCATGCAGGCCCAGGAGGCGCCGGAAACCGCGAGTGCGGCACCACGCCAGGAGGAGAACGTTATCGTTGAGGCGGAGAAAATTAAACGTCGCTACCCCCCATTCCTCCTTCCCGGAATAGCATCTATCTTATTGATAACCATGGCATTAATCTTTTTCGCCATGCCGTTAATCACCTCCCCCTCGCCCGATGCTCCACAGCTGGTGAAAGAAAAGTTCGACAACGTCAGCCACATTGCGGCTTACCATCTTTATACCACCGCGCCAAATAAAAAAACGGCCCGCATTAGGTGCCCGGCATATTCAACCCGTATTGCAGCACATTAA
- a CDS encoding flagellar hook-length control protein FliK: MNSVLLAAPGSLTDIVAENGAVPALNAAPAAGAFSLPQAAERLYGAKITQQQAQHANRDRENDPAVMQALLALLLPTPALQTQPAALTPRPGGERVAMLATAQPQSGVANASGLRQWASALAQKGQDAAQQPADVLSLPPALQGLLVTLNQPVLQAQATPEQQAALASLFTQNVRAIFPAQPSPSQQSAGRVKPADEHIASRPQVIKKSERAAPAVQNLSSVAPHNTPAIGTPVSHRVISAHVSPLTEMSPDELGEKLTALLKDRIQFQIGQQQQTSTIRLDPPSLGKLEIAVQLDAGKLTVHIGASQSDVCRSLQQFSHDLRQHLTAQNFMEVNVQVSSDGQSQQQQQSGHQQEEVMSALSLSDESQHLQNEYVLIKV, from the coding sequence ATGAACTCTGTATTACTGGCCGCGCCCGGCTCGTTAACCGATATCGTAGCGGAAAATGGCGCGGTGCCTGCGCTCAACGCGGCGCCAGCCGCAGGGGCATTTTCACTGCCGCAGGCGGCCGAACGGCTGTATGGCGCGAAAATCACCCAACAGCAGGCGCAGCACGCAAACCGCGATCGGGAGAACGACCCCGCCGTAATGCAGGCGCTGCTGGCGTTATTGCTCCCCACGCCGGCCCTGCAGACGCAACCGGCAGCGCTTACGCCGCGCCCGGGTGGCGAAAGGGTCGCCATGCTGGCTACGGCGCAGCCGCAATCCGGCGTGGCGAATGCCTCTGGCCTGCGTCAGTGGGCCAGCGCACTGGCGCAGAAGGGACAGGACGCAGCGCAACAACCGGCCGATGTTTTATCGCTGCCGCCAGCGCTGCAGGGCCTGCTGGTTACCCTGAATCAGCCGGTGCTGCAGGCGCAGGCGACGCCAGAGCAGCAGGCGGCGCTTGCCTCTCTCTTCACGCAAAACGTACGGGCCATTTTCCCCGCGCAACCGTCACCCTCACAGCAGAGTGCCGGGCGGGTTAAACCGGCGGATGAGCACATCGCCTCCCGGCCACAGGTAATAAAGAAAAGCGAGCGCGCCGCGCCAGCGGTTCAGAATCTGAGCAGCGTGGCGCCACACAATACGCCAGCGATCGGCACGCCAGTAAGCCATCGCGTGATCTCCGCGCACGTTTCACCGCTAACGGAAATGTCCCCTGATGAGCTGGGCGAGAAACTGACCGCACTGCTCAAAGATCGTATTCAGTTTCAGATTGGGCAACAGCAGCAAACCTCAACGATCCGCCTTGATCCACCGTCATTGGGCAAGCTTGAGATCGCCGTACAGTTGGATGCCGGCAAGCTGACGGTGCATATCGGCGCCAGCCAGAGCGACGTGTGCCGCTCGCTACAGCAGTTTAGCCACGACTTACGCCAGCATCTGACAGCGCAGAATTTTATGGAGGTGAACGTGCAGGTCTCCTCTGACGGGCAATCACAGCAACAGCAACAATCAGGCCATCAACAGGAGGAGGTGATGTCAGCCTTATCGCTGAGTGATGAATCTCAACATTTACAGAACGAATACGTCCTAATCAAAGTGTAA
- the lafA gene encoding lateral flagellin LafA yields the protein MLSINTNNASMAAVNAINKSNSSLSTSMERLATGNRINSSADDAAGKQIANRLTAQSSGMGVALSNINDATAMLQTADSMFDEMSDVLGRMKDLSTQAANGTYSDDDLQAMQDEFDELGQQMSDMLQNTTYGGTNLFGVSGTSNTGKDGLFQSAVTFQVGAESSDTMTVDISSQLGSLVDDLEAVSASFKSDQTDGSTISGGTELTASGSANAMITTISTAMDDVSKIQSKLGASINRLNDTANNLTSMQDNTEVAIGNIMDTDYATEASNMTKQQALMQTGITMLKQSNSMSSMVSSLLQ from the coding sequence ATGTTATCTATTAATACCAATAACGCTTCAATGGCAGCGGTTAATGCCATCAATAAAAGTAATTCTTCCCTGTCTACTTCTATGGAACGTTTAGCGACCGGGAATCGCATTAATTCTTCTGCTGATGACGCCGCGGGCAAACAGATTGCTAACCGCCTGACCGCACAGTCCAGCGGTATGGGCGTTGCGCTGAGCAACATCAACGATGCGACTGCCATGCTGCAGACCGCTGACAGCATGTTTGATGAAATGTCTGACGTGCTGGGCCGCATGAAAGACCTGTCTACTCAGGCAGCGAACGGCACCTACAGCGACGATGACCTGCAGGCGATGCAGGACGAGTTCGACGAACTGGGCCAGCAGATGTCCGACATGCTGCAGAACACCACCTACGGCGGCACCAACCTGTTCGGCGTTTCCGGCACCAGCAACACCGGCAAAGATGGTCTGTTCCAGAGCGCGGTTACTTTCCAGGTCGGCGCGGAGTCTTCAGACACCATGACCGTCGACATCTCCAGCCAACTGGGCTCCCTGGTTGATGATCTGGAAGCGGTGAGCGCCTCCTTTAAGTCTGACCAGACGGACGGCAGCACCATCTCCGGCGGCACCGAGCTGACGGCTTCCGGCTCTGCGAACGCGATGATCACCACCATCTCTACCGCAATGGATGATGTTTCCAAAATCCAGTCCAAGCTGGGTGCATCTATTAACCGTCTGAACGATACGGCTAATAACCTGACCAGCATGCAGGACAATACGGAAGTCGCTATCGGTAACATCATGGATACCGACTACGCGACGGAAGCGTCCAACATGACTAAACAGCAGGCTCTGATGCAGACCGGCATCACCATGCTCAAACAGTCCAACAGCATGTCCAGCATGGTTTCCAGCCTGCTGCAGTAA
- a CDS encoding flagellar basal body-associated FliL family protein, whose translation MKKIVIASVISSLMAVMVGGATGWGVYHFAGNGKTAAAAHDEADDNRDQSKSLFVSLQETIVTFHDDDGTDHYLSAELVMVANNEQESEQIKQQEPLYQSIAVERLSEMKYEEIRSMKISEMRNQLAEAMQKELKVRKIVAPYKDILVKKVVFQ comes from the coding sequence ATGAAGAAAATTGTTATAGCGAGTGTGATCAGCTCCCTCATGGCCGTCATGGTCGGTGGGGCGACCGGCTGGGGGGTCTATCACTTCGCGGGAAATGGAAAAACCGCTGCCGCAGCGCATGACGAGGCAGATGACAACAGGGATCAGAGCAAAAGCCTCTTCGTTTCTTTACAGGAGACGATTGTGACGTTTCATGACGATGATGGCACCGATCATTATTTGTCGGCGGAACTTGTCATGGTGGCGAACAATGAACAAGAGTCAGAGCAGATTAAGCAGCAGGAACCCCTGTACCAGAGTATCGCGGTGGAACGGCTTTCTGAAATGAAATATGAAGAAATACGTTCAATGAAAATATCCGAAATGAGAAATCAGCTCGCCGAGGCGATGCAAAAAGAGTTAAAGGTGCGCAAAATCGTCGCCCCTTATAAGGATATTCTGGTGAAAAAAGTTGTATTTCAGTAA
- a CDS encoding flagellar protein FliT translates to MDKHSQHQLYALIDAMNEALDKQRWRRLPALHQQVMRQFARYEALETSETELRAVKERLRAAFAALIERRSQRAALLKERMDKHQQHQEGVLAYSMVNLISEKA, encoded by the coding sequence ATGGACAAGCACAGCCAACACCAACTGTATGCGTTGATCGACGCGATGAACGAAGCCCTCGACAAGCAGCGCTGGCGTCGTTTGCCTGCGCTGCACCAGCAGGTGATGCGTCAGTTTGCGCGCTATGAAGCGCTGGAAACGTCAGAGACGGAACTGCGTGCGGTTAAGGAGAGGCTGCGCGCTGCGTTTGCCGCGCTGATTGAGCGGCGCAGCCAGCGTGCGGCGCTGCTCAAAGAACGCATGGATAAACACCAGCAGCATCAGGAAGGCGTGCTGGCGTACTCGATGGTTAATCTCATTTCGGAGAAGGCATGA
- the fliD gene encoding flagellar filament capping protein FliD: MINPRTIAQEIAYADVATQAASLQQKQSELDAESSGLDTLNSALTDFQTAIDALNSDTDGPVTFSATSNSDSATITANSQAQAGTYSFYVEQLAQAQQSTFNLSDDAYSATGTFELTMGDSTMDIDLSTADANGDGDGYIDASELVNAINDSDDNPGVSAALVKTDGTTTIMLTSETTGAQSAFSVSVADHDPSTDTNPTAPTYSVMTNAQDAIVHLGSATGPAITNSSNTFDDVVPGVSMTFTEVTSADDELTTFTVAEDPSGTQAKVQTFVDAYNTLVDTVDSLTTNGSDSTSAGVFAGDSGLKSLASQLDDLTHATYNGVSIVDYGITLDTSGHLQIDSDRFNEAMEENPDGLTSIFVGDDSMVAQMDDLMDSYLNSSDGILTLRQQNIDDQQDKIQDQADRLTETYNTNYERYVEEYTNTLIEVYTMKTSMAAFM, from the coding sequence ATGATTAACCCAAGAACTATCGCACAAGAGATTGCTTATGCCGATGTCGCCACCCAGGCGGCGAGTCTGCAGCAGAAGCAGTCGGAACTGGACGCGGAAAGCAGCGGGCTGGATACCTTAAATTCCGCCCTGACCGATTTTCAAACGGCTATTGATGCGCTGAACAGCGATACCGATGGCCCGGTGACGTTTTCGGCGACGTCAAATAGTGACTCCGCGACCATTACTGCCAACTCTCAGGCGCAGGCTGGCACCTACTCATTTTACGTGGAGCAACTGGCGCAGGCGCAGCAGTCCACCTTCAATCTGAGCGATGACGCCTATTCCGCCACCGGGACCTTCGAGCTGACCATGGGCGACAGCACCATGGATATCGACCTCTCCACCGCCGATGCAAACGGCGACGGCGATGGTTATATCGACGCCAGCGAGTTGGTTAACGCCATTAACGACTCCGATGATAATCCGGGCGTGTCGGCAGCGCTGGTCAAAACCGATGGTACGACCACCATTATGTTGACCTCGGAGACGACCGGCGCGCAGAGCGCATTTTCCGTGTCCGTGGCCGATCACGATCCCTCAACCGATACCAACCCGACCGCACCGACGTACAGCGTGATGACGAACGCGCAAGATGCGATCGTCCATCTCGGCAGTGCCACGGGACCGGCCATAACCAACAGCAGCAATACCTTTGATGATGTGGTGCCCGGCGTATCCATGACCTTTACCGAGGTTACCTCTGCGGATGATGAGCTTACCACCTTTACCGTGGCGGAAGATCCCAGCGGCACCCAAGCGAAAGTGCAGACCTTTGTGGATGCTTATAACACCCTGGTAGATACCGTTGATTCACTGACCACCAACGGCAGCGACAGCACCAGCGCGGGGGTTTTCGCCGGTGATTCGGGGCTGAAATCGCTCGCCAGCCAGCTCGACGACCTGACCCACGCGACGTACAACGGCGTGTCGATTGTGGACTACGGCATCACCCTTGATACCAGCGGTCACCTGCAGATCGACTCCGATCGGTTTAATGAGGCAATGGAAGAAAATCCGGACGGCCTGACCTCAATCTTCGTCGGCGACGACAGCATGGTCGCGCAAATGGACGACCTGATGGACAGCTACCTCAATTCCAGCGACGGCATTCTCACTCTGCGCCAACAGAACATTGACGATCAGCAGGATAAAATTCAGGACCAGGCCGATCGCTTAACCGAGACCTACAACACCAACTATGAGCGCTATGTGGAGGAGTACACCAATACCTTGATCGAGGTGTACACCATGAAAACGAGCATGGCTGCGTTTATGTAA
- the fliS gene encoding flagellar export chaperone FliS: protein MYDTQDGYSQYKEIDLAARTAAASPLELVLVLFSGLMDELERAKSHIEYKRFEKKAQSINKCIDILNALTSSLEFETGGELVVNLSRLYDHCVYRLYEASGELSLEKIDEVIVILTNLREGWEGLAEKLG, encoded by the coding sequence ATGTACGACACGCAGGACGGTTATTCGCAATACAAAGAGATCGATCTCGCTGCCCGCACCGCGGCGGCATCGCCCCTGGAGCTGGTCCTGGTGCTTTTTTCCGGCCTGATGGACGAGCTGGAGCGCGCCAAAAGTCATATTGAATACAAACGGTTCGAGAAGAAAGCGCAAAGCATTAATAAATGCATCGATATTCTCAATGCCCTGACCAGTTCGCTGGAGTTTGAAACCGGCGGCGAGCTGGTGGTGAATCTCTCCCGGCTGTATGACCACTGCGTCTACCGTCTGTATGAGGCCAGCGGCGAACTGTCGTTGGAAAAAATCGATGAAGTAATCGTCATCCTGACCAACCTGCGTGAAGGCTGGGAAGGTCTGGCAGAAAAGCTGGGTTAA